The segment GGGGCCACCCAGGCCGCACTTCTCGATTGCAGTGCCCTGTCCGGCAACGTCGGCGACAAGGTCAGCAACAATATCGGCTGCCAAATTTTGTCGCCTTTGGATGGTGCGGCCACCGACTCCACCACCGGGGACCCCTCCAGCTGGCTGGTAAATACCGCGGGCGATACCGGGTTCTTCGGGATCAGCGACTGGCTGTTCGACGGCCGCTGGACCTCCCCCGGGTCGAACAGCTCGACCCTCGCCAGCTTTGATGGCAATCGCCACAACGGGCAATGGAGCCTCGATTCCGAATGGGACTATGAAGACCTGCTGTTCGTGTTCAGCCATGGCAACGGCACCAACCTCGTCGGGTTCCTGATGACCGGAATGAACGGGGAATACAGCTCACCCTTTACCCAACCGCCCTTCAACTATCCGGGTGCGGCTACACGCAACATCTCGCATATCAGCGTCTATTACCGTTCGAGCGCGGTCGGCACCGTCCCCGAACCGAAGACGATGCTGCTGATGGGCCTGGGGCTCGGCCTGCTTGGGCTGATACTTCGCCGAAACCGGCTTCAGGGGTCCCGTTTTCCGGCCTAGCCGAACACACCGCGGCCCGTCGCCGCGCGCCATAAAGGGCACGCCTGTCGGGCGTGTCCTTGATCCTGCTTGAAGAGGGTCCTGCACAGGACCGCGGATATCCAAAGGCGGGGCTGCCCCCATCGTCCCCGCCCGCAGGCACAATCGACCTGAATGCGAACGTGCTATTTGATCGACGTCTCCCTAGAATCCTCGGCACTGCCGCGATTCGTTCCCGGCAATACCCCGGAGGGCGTATGAATCGATCCAGTGTGACGAGGACCGACCGGCGATGGCTGCAACGGCTGCTGCCAGTGCTCACCCTGGTCAGCCTGCTGCTGGCCACCACCACACAGGCCGAATCGCGCTTCATCAATATCGGCACCGGCGGGGTCACCGGCGTGTATTACCCGGCGGGCCAGCACCTGTGTCGTCTGTTCAACACCCGCCGCGACGAGCACGGGATGCGCTGCACGGCGGAGAGCACCGGCGGGTCCGTGTTCAATCTCAACATGATCCGGTCGGGCGACATGGACTTTGGCGTCGCGCAGTCGGACCTGCAGTACCACGCCTATCGGGGCTCCGGGCGTTTCGAGGCGTTCGGCCCCGCCCCCCATCTGCGCGCGGCGTTCAGCCTGCATGCCGAACCCCTCACCCTGGTAGTGCGACCTGACGCAGACATCGAGGGGCTGGATGACCTGCCCGGCAAACGCGTCAACATCGGCAACCCGGGCTCGGGCCAGCGCATCCTGATGGAAGAACTGATGGAGGCGCTGGGCTGGGACCAGGACACCTTTCGCCGGGTGAGCGAACTGCCCTCGCGCGAACAGGCCCAGGCGCTGTGCGACAACCGCATCGACGCCTT is part of the Thioalkalivibrio sp. K90mix genome and harbors:
- a CDS encoding PEP-CTERM sorting domain-containing protein, which gives rise to MPSFLAGTLLLLTLSLSGATQAALLDCSALSGNVGDKVSNNIGCQILSPLDGAATDSTTGDPSSWLVNTAGDTGFFGISDWLFDGRWTSPGSNSSTLASFDGNRHNGQWSLDSEWDYEDLLFVFSHGNGTNLVGFLMTGMNGEYSSPFTQPPFNYPGAATRNISHISVYYRSSAVGTVPEPKTMLLMGLGLGLLGLILRRNRLQGSRFPA
- a CDS encoding TAXI family TRAP transporter solute-binding subunit, with product MNRSSVTRTDRRWLQRLLPVLTLVSLLLATTTQAESRFINIGTGGVTGVYYPAGQHLCRLFNTRRDEHGMRCTAESTGGSVFNLNMIRSGDMDFGVAQSDLQYHAYRGSGRFEAFGPAPHLRAAFSLHAEPLTLVVRPDADIEGLDDLPGKRVNIGNPGSGQRILMEELMEALGWDQDTFRRVSELPSREQAQALCDNRIDAFVFSVGHPSAAIQEPIATCDARLVSIEGATVDQLVEDTPYYLRAVIPAGTYPGQGDDIHTYGVGATLVTSTRTSERAVYEITRAVFENFETFRGLHPAFGPLERETMVDEGLSAPLHPGAQRYFREAGLIE